In Papio anubis isolate 15944 chromosome 20, Panubis1.0, whole genome shotgun sequence, a single window of DNA contains:
- the EIF3G gene encoding eukaryotic translation initiation factor 3 subunit G, with protein MPTGDFDSKPSWADQVEEEGEDDKCVTSELLKGIPLATGDTSPEPELLPGAPLPPPKEVINGNIKTVTEYKIDEDGKKFKIVRTFRIETRKASKAVARRKNWKKFGNSEFDPPGPNVATTTVSDDVSMTFITSKEDLNCQEEEDPMNKLKGQKIVSCRICKGDHWTTRCPYKDTLGPMQKELAEQLGLSTGEKEKLPGELEPVQATQNKTGKYVPPSLRDGASRRGESMQPNRRADDNATIRVTNLSEDTRETDLQELFRPFGSISRIYLAKDKTTGQSKGFAFISFHRREDAARAIAGVSGFGYDHLILNVEWAKPSTN; from the exons ATGCCTACTGGAGACTTTGA TTCGAAGCCCAGTTGGGCCGAccaggtggaggaggagggggaggacg ACAAATGTGTCACCAGTGAGCTCCTCAAGGGGATCCCTCTGGCCACTGGCGATACCAGCCCAGAGCCAGAGCTACTGCCGGGAG CTCCACTGCCACCTCCCAAGGAGGTCATCAACGGAAACATAAAGACAGTGACAGAGTACAAGATAGATGAGGATGGCAAGAAGTTCAAG ATTGTCCGCACCTTCAGGATTGAGACCCGGAAGGCTTCAAAGGCTGTTGCAAGGAGGAAG AACTGGAAGAAGTTCGGGAACTCAGAGTTTGACCCCCCGGGACCCaatgtggccaccaccactgtcaGTGATGATGTCTCTATGACGTTCATCACCAGCAAAGAG GACCTGAActgccaggaggaggaggacccCATGAACAAACTCAAGGGCCAGAAGATCGTGTCTTGCCGCATCTGCAAGGGCGACCACTGGACCACCCGCTGCCCCTACAAGGACACGCTGGGTCCCATGCAGAAGGAGCTGGCCGAGCAGCTGGGCCTGTCTACCGGCGAGAAGGAGAAGCTGCCGGGAG AGCTGGAGCCGGTGCAGGCCACGCAGAACAAGACAGGGAAgtacgtgccaccaagcctgcgCGACGGGGCCAGCCGCCGCGGGGAGTCCATGCAGCCCAACCGCAGAG CCGACGACAACGCCACCATCCGTGTCACCAACTTGTCAGAGGACACACGTGAGACTGACCTGCAGGAGCTCTTCCGGCCTTTTGGCTCCATTTCCCGCATCTACCTGGCTAAGGACAAGACCACCGGCCAGTCCAAG GGCTTCGCCTTCATCAGCTTCCACCGCCGTGAGGATGCCGCGCGCGCCATCGCCGGGGTGTCCGGCTTCGGCTACGACCACCTCATTCTCAATGTCGAGTGGGCCAA GCCGTCCACCAACTAA